In one window of Chloroflexota bacterium DNA:
- a CDS encoding MarR family transcriptional regulator, with the protein MEKQDLLKQLASIEQLILRVGWLEQRRFAQDLDSFGLTPPQFFVLRSIQSHGENPTMSTLAYDTLQHCATVTGIVGRLVKMGLVKRRRSAHDRRQVLVELTPAGLDLLDKVRGSREKRLRETLMRLSQEDARELLRLLKAYLEAFQLEYGEEVLQQELASHSPTPE; encoded by the coding sequence TTGGAAAAGCAGGATCTCCTGAAACAGCTAGCGAGCATTGAGCAATTGATCTTGCGCGTTGGGTGGCTAGAACAACGACGTTTTGCACAGGACCTAGATAGTTTTGGTCTTACTCCACCACAGTTTTTTGTGCTGCGCTCTATTCAGTCCCATGGCGAGAACCCTACCATGAGCACATTGGCCTATGACACTTTACAGCATTGTGCCACTGTGACTGGTATTGTCGGTCGCCTGGTGAAGATGGGGTTGGTAAAACGGAGACGCAGTGCACACGATCGGCGCCAAGTTCTGGTAGAGTTAACTCCCGCAGGGCTGGATTTACTGGATAAGGTACGTGGCAGCCGCGAAAAGCGCCTGCGCGAGACACTGATGCGCCTTTCCCAAGAGGACGCCAGGGAATTGCTGCGGCTGCTCAAAGCCTATTTGGAAGCCTTCCAGCTTGAATATGGTGAAGAGGTATTGCAGCAAGAGCTTGCCTCACACAGCCCCACTCCAGAATAA
- a CDS encoding protein-L-isoaspartate(D-aspartate) O-methyltransferase — MSMKKTALLLIAILAIVLIALIVLRLAPRQSSQTFLLRETVPSAQETALVIVHAPGRIVPGRQATLTFPLEGLLAEIVVKVGERVQAGQQLARLDTRQAELSIAHAEATLKVREARLRQLTTRPTLAEFLAERALGEAVQALSEAAEKQIDLRDKQLAVADAELKLAELALRDAQRAYEQVAWRPDIGMLPEALALEQATAEYQRAQANYNSTLATNEYLSALHNAALQVVQAQLEVQKSQRSITDDEKAIAEGEVEQARLALEQAKLNWANTILTAPFSGTIVSIEAEVGQVVNQAMPVLVLADLDHCHVEAQVNEQDVGRVQVGQEATITLKAFPDTPLKGKVISIASLANNTEGEANYTVRIALVPTDLAILPGMTAMVDIATSVPVVRGVGITPTLTKATPTPDPYQIPREHMVTFDIEQRGVRDPEVLRAMRTVPRHEFVLPNYVNRAYGDHPLPIGYGQTISQPYIVAVMTELLKLKRGERVLEIGTGSGYQAAILAELTDEVYSVEIIEELYKRATETLTRLGYSHVKTKHADGYYGWEEYAPYDAIIVTCAPDHIPQPLINQLKDGGRLVIPVGPPGGYQTLWLIEKHGDEIMSKEIMGVVFVPLTGTHPSR; from the coding sequence TTGAGCATGAAGAAAACAGCGCTGCTTTTGATTGCCATACTCGCTATAGTCCTCATTGCGTTGATTGTCTTGCGCCTTGCACCACGACAAAGCTCCCAAACATTTTTGCTTCGTGAAACAGTGCCAAGTGCCCAGGAGACAGCCCTCGTCATAGTGCATGCCCCTGGCAGGATAGTGCCCGGCAGACAAGCTACCCTGACTTTTCCATTGGAGGGCTTGTTAGCAGAGATTGTCGTAAAGGTAGGCGAGCGAGTTCAGGCAGGGCAGCAGCTAGCGCGTCTAGATACCCGACAAGCGGAATTGAGCATCGCTCACGCTGAGGCCACATTGAAGGTGCGCGAGGCGCGCCTCAGACAACTTACCACAAGACCAACCCTGGCTGAGTTCCTGGCGGAGAGGGCTCTGGGAGAAGCAGTGCAAGCATTGAGCGAGGCTGCAGAAAAGCAGATTGATCTGCGAGACAAGCAATTAGCCGTTGCAGATGCAGAGCTGAAATTAGCTGAATTGGCGTTGCGCGATGCACAGCGCGCCTATGAGCAAGTCGCATGGCGTCCTGATATAGGAATGCTGCCAGAGGCGCTGGCTTTAGAGCAGGCCACAGCTGAGTATCAGCGGGCACAAGCGAACTACAACTCGACATTGGCGACGAATGAGTACCTCTCTGCTCTCCATAACGCTGCGCTCCAAGTGGTGCAGGCCCAACTAGAGGTGCAAAAGTCACAGCGTTCGATCACGGATGATGAAAAGGCGATCGCCGAAGGGGAGGTTGAACAAGCACGACTTGCTTTGGAGCAGGCGAAGCTCAATTGGGCGAATACGATCCTGACCGCCCCTTTTTCAGGAACTATTGTTTCGATAGAAGCAGAAGTCGGCCAGGTGGTCAACCAAGCCATGCCTGTATTAGTTCTGGCAGATCTTGATCATTGTCATGTCGAGGCGCAGGTTAACGAGCAGGACGTCGGGCGTGTGCAAGTAGGCCAGGAGGCAACCATTACCTTGAAGGCCTTCCCCGATACCCCCCTCAAGGGAAAGGTCATTTCCATTGCGTCATTGGCTAACAATACAGAGGGGGAGGCCAATTATACGGTGAGGATAGCACTAGTCCCTACTGATTTGGCAATCCTGCCTGGCATGACCGCCATGGTGGACATAGCTACCTCCGTGCCGGTGGTCAGGGGTGTAGGTATTACTCCGACGTTGACCAAGGCGACTCCAACCCCTGACCCTTATCAGATTCCGAGGGAGCATATGGTGACATTCGATATTGAGCAGCGGGGTGTTCGCGATCCTGAGGTATTGCGTGCTATGAGGACTGTGCCTCGCCATGAATTTGTGCTTCCTAACTATGTGAACCGGGCATATGGTGATCACCCATTGCCTATTGGTTATGGCCAGACCATTTCGCAACCCTATATCGTGGCAGTGATGACTGAGTTGCTGAAGCTGAAGCGTGGCGAGCGGGTGCTAGAGATTGGTACTGGCTCTGGTTACCAGGCTGCGATTCTGGCGGAGCTGACCGATGAAGTATACAGTGTAGAGATCATCGAGGAGCTGTACAAAAGAGCCACTGAGACATTGACCCGACTTGGCTACTCCCATGTGAAGACCAAGCATGCCGATGGTTACTATGGCTGGGAGGAATATGCTCCTTACGATGCTATTATTGTTACCTGCGCTCCTGACCATATCCCACAACCGTTGATCAACCAACTCAAAGACGGCGGACGCCTGGTGATTCCTGTTGGCCCTCCAGGCGGCTACCAGACATTGTGGTTAATTGAGAAGCACGGGGACGAGATCATGTCTAAAGAAATCATGGGAGTCGTCTTTGTCCCCTTGACAGGTACACATCCTTCTCGTTAG
- a CDS encoding MFS transporter → MNTASPQPPPKSLPMQNLRVLALRNFFFGCRWNMVRAIWQPFVLSLGASMPVLGLLESIGGFQGIMSTATLSVGGWLSDRHGRKPFVVIASAFGIVAMVAFALAGWLREWRLLLPGVVMLGLTAIARPATESITAESVPPAERGLAFGRIGVTFAASGIFAPTLGGFLASRYGFLAVLLVGALLEFVTLCLVAFALHETLHSEARTPLIASEFWALLKRIMTPPSGLRSFYVAVTIDMFAYGMGAGILPGLLTKVYRFTPFQLGLMASVSSASWAISQWFIGQWVDRRGYIPFLALSEAIAVFVATGWLIVQSFPAFLMLEIFWGLVVATWTPAFTAWIANSVPERQRAEEIGRLGTFRGLLSFPAPYVGGLIYEAFGFRGPILGNLIGAAVAMILLLAFVREPNQS, encoded by the coding sequence ATGAACACTGCATCTCCCCAGCCGCCCCCAAAATCCCTGCCTATGCAGAATTTGCGCGTGCTGGCGCTACGCAACTTTTTCTTTGGCTGCCGCTGGAATATGGTGCGGGCTATCTGGCAACCTTTTGTCCTCAGCCTGGGTGCCTCAATGCCAGTGCTGGGCTTGCTGGAAAGCATTGGAGGGTTTCAGGGCATCATGTCCACAGCAACGCTATCCGTAGGTGGATGGCTATCCGATCGCCACGGGCGCAAGCCATTTGTAGTCATTGCCAGTGCTTTCGGGATTGTGGCAATGGTTGCCTTTGCTTTGGCTGGATGGCTTCGCGAATGGCGCTTGCTCTTGCCTGGCGTGGTCATGCTCGGATTGACCGCCATCGCCCGCCCTGCGACCGAGTCGATCACGGCTGAGTCCGTACCGCCAGCAGAGCGCGGCCTGGCCTTCGGTCGTATAGGAGTGACATTCGCTGCTTCGGGTATCTTTGCCCCAACTTTGGGCGGATTTCTGGCTAGCCGCTATGGTTTTTTGGCTGTGCTCCTAGTTGGCGCCTTGCTGGAATTTGTCACCTTATGTCTAGTTGCTTTTGCTTTGCATGAGACGCTGCACTCAGAGGCTCGCACACCATTGATCGCTTCTGAGTTTTGGGCCCTGCTCAAGAGGATTATGACGCCTCCATCGGGATTACGCAGTTTTTACGTCGCTGTCACGATAGATATGTTCGCTTATGGTATGGGCGCTGGAATCTTGCCTGGCTTGCTTACCAAAGTATACCGATTTACGCCATTTCAATTGGGGCTCATGGCCAGCGTGAGCTCTGCAAGCTGGGCTATCTCACAATGGTTTATTGGGCAATGGGTAGATCGGCGCGGTTACATACCTTTTCTAGCCTTATCGGAAGCAATTGCTGTGTTTGTGGCCACAGGATGGCTTATTGTACAATCCTTCCCCGCCTTTCTCATGCTAGAGATCTTTTGGGGTCTAGTTGTAGCAACTTGGACGCCAGCTTTCACGGCCTGGATTGCCAATAGCGTTCCTGAGCGACAACGCGCAGAAGAGATAGGCAGGCTAGGTACTTTCCGCGGGCTGTTATCCTTTCCTGCGCCCTATGTAGGAGGTCTAATCTACGAAGCCTTCGGATTCCGAGGTCCTATTTTAGGCAACTTGATTGGCGCTGCTGTAGCCATGATCTTGTTACTAGCCTTTGTGCGGGAGCCAAATCAGTCTTAG
- a CDS encoding NAD+ synthase produces MAAKLLLNTDVTRHVLVAFLRHELERFGFKKAVLNLSGGVDSSLTCFLTVEAIGAENVLALLLPYRTSTPDSAEHAKQVIELTGVHSKTVDITPMVDPYLEQDPEMSDIRRGNVMARMRMIILYDHSVVWNGLPIGTSNKTELLLGYGTIFGDMASAINPLGDLYKTQVRQMARAVGVPEHIIQKPPSADLWIGQTDEGELGFTYAEVDKLLCLLVDERYTREEAIAAGFDAHFVDTVLRKMRASQFKRMPPIIAKVSRRDVGHDFLYPRDWGT; encoded by the coding sequence ATCGCTGCCAAGTTGTTGCTGAATACGGATGTAACACGTCATGTCTTAGTTGCTTTCTTGCGGCACGAGTTGGAACGCTTTGGCTTCAAGAAAGCGGTGCTAAATCTGTCTGGAGGGGTGGATTCCTCCTTGACATGCTTTCTCACGGTTGAGGCCATCGGCGCCGAAAATGTATTGGCTCTTCTTCTGCCCTATCGAACCAGCACGCCAGATAGCGCCGAGCATGCCAAACAAGTTATAGAGCTCACAGGGGTACACAGCAAGACCGTGGATATTACGCCAATGGTAGACCCCTATCTGGAACAAGACCCAGAGATGAGCGATATACGCCGGGGTAACGTCATGGCAAGAATGCGCATGATCATTCTCTACGATCACTCTGTTGTTTGGAATGGCCTGCCCATTGGCACCAGCAACAAGACGGAGTTGCTCCTTGGCTATGGAACGATCTTCGGCGACATGGCATCAGCGATCAATCCGCTTGGGGATTTGTACAAAACTCAAGTGCGTCAGATGGCAAGAGCAGTAGGCGTTCCAGAGCATATCATACAAAAGCCCCCATCTGCGGACCTATGGATTGGCCAGACAGACGAAGGCGAACTTGGTTTCACCTATGCCGAAGTTGATAAACTCCTCTGCCTATTGGTGGACGAACGGTACACACGCGAAGAAGCGATCGCAGCTGGATTTGATGCCCATTTTGTGGACACGGTGCTTCGCAAAATGCGCGCCTCGCAGTTCAAGCGCATGCCGCCGATTATCGCCAAGGTTAGCCGGCGCGATGTGGGGCATGATTTTCTATACCCCAGAGATTGGGGCACTTAG
- a CDS encoding carbon-nitrogen hydrolase, with protein sequence MTKIKVGLAQISPKLGDVQSNLHLHLDTIEKAKEQKVQLLCFPELSLTGYLLKDLVPDVAISSAETNPTMTELLSASQAMDLVVSFVEEDQRHRYYIAAAYLSQGRIVHVHRKVYLPTYGMFEEGRYLAAGDSLRAFHTRFARMGILICEDFWHMSSPYALWLDGADILLLISASPGRGLSPEAVLGSSRSVELINQVYATFLTNFVLHCNRVGFEDGLNFWGGSTIFGPDGKLVAQAPYFEEALLVAELDLGALRRVRIQLPLLRDERPELLCREVERILYYEE encoded by the coding sequence ATGACAAAAATAAAAGTTGGCCTAGCGCAGATCAGTCCCAAGCTGGGGGACGTACAGAGCAACTTACATCTACACCTAGACACCATTGAAAAGGCAAAGGAGCAAAAAGTGCAATTGCTCTGCTTCCCGGAACTATCGCTGACCGGCTACTTATTAAAAGACTTGGTACCCGATGTAGCTATATCGAGCGCAGAAACCAACCCAACTATGACCGAACTGCTCTCTGCAAGCCAGGCTATGGATCTGGTTGTTAGCTTTGTAGAGGAGGATCAGCGCCATCGCTACTACATTGCGGCTGCTTATTTATCACAAGGGCGAATCGTCCACGTACATCGCAAGGTTTATTTGCCTACTTACGGCATGTTTGAAGAGGGCCGTTACCTGGCTGCGGGGGACAGTCTCCGCGCTTTCCACACTCGCTTCGCACGCATGGGCATTCTGATCTGCGAAGATTTCTGGCACATGAGTTCGCCCTATGCCCTTTGGCTAGATGGAGCGGATATCCTGCTGCTGATTTCCGCTAGCCCTGGGAGAGGCTTGAGTCCCGAGGCTGTGCTGGGCAGTTCACGCTCTGTGGAATTGATCAATCAAGTATATGCCACTTTTCTCACCAATTTTGTCCTGCATTGCAACCGAGTAGGATTTGAGGATGGGCTCAATTTTTGGGGTGGCTCGACGATATTTGGGCCAGATGGTAAGCTTGTGGCGCAAGCCCCTTACTTTGAGGAGGCTTTGCTGGTCGCAGAATTGGATTTAGGCGCCCTGCGGCGTGTCAGGATACAGTTGCCGCTACTACGGGATGAGCGGCCGGAGCTGTTGTGTCGGGAAGTGGAGCGGATCTTGTACTATGAGGAGTAA
- a CDS encoding prolipoprotein diacylglyceryl transferase, whose product MYSYSVFIWLGIVSAVIYTQWQCYRAAKLRGNRTGYLSLQILDAALWVLACGLIGARLAYVLPNWADYAGHPAALLNFWGGGLVFQGGLLGGIFALLLYSFFTGLSFPHLMDLAAPAVSLAQALGWVGAWIHGANYGLIMRSPFSIWLPDLYGICALRLPTQALACALGVLLFLGLHRLSRLHLQPGSLGLIYLFTNGLGHFLLEFTRADEAPSLGFLRITQVAEVIEVAIAAMLLMYLWFRRRAKMRGRSR is encoded by the coding sequence TTGTATTCATACTCGGTGTTTATCTGGTTGGGCATTGTGTCCGCTGTGATTTACACGCAGTGGCAATGCTATCGGGCTGCCAAACTTAGAGGGAATAGGACGGGATACCTAAGCCTGCAAATATTGGACGCTGCACTATGGGTACTAGCATGTGGCCTTATTGGCGCTCGCCTAGCCTATGTTTTGCCAAATTGGGCGGACTATGCAGGCCATCCAGCTGCACTGCTCAATTTCTGGGGAGGTGGATTGGTCTTTCAAGGGGGGTTACTTGGAGGGATATTTGCCCTATTGCTTTATTCGTTCTTTACAGGCCTATCCTTTCCTCATCTTATGGACTTGGCGGCGCCTGCCGTATCCCTGGCTCAGGCTCTAGGTTGGGTTGGCGCGTGGATACATGGGGCCAATTATGGCTTGATTATGCGCTCTCCGTTCAGTATCTGGTTGCCAGATCTCTACGGCATTTGCGCGCTGCGCCTTCCGACCCAAGCTTTGGCCTGTGCCCTAGGTGTCTTGCTATTCCTCGGTTTGCACAGATTGAGTAGGTTGCATCTGCAGCCTGGTTCGCTAGGATTGATCTATCTGTTCACCAATGGCCTAGGACACTTCCTACTGGAATTTACCCGAGCCGATGAAGCCCCATCCCTTGGGTTTCTCCGCATCACACAAGTAGCAGAAGTGATAGAAGTTGCCATTGCTGCCATGTTGCTGATGTATCTATGGTTCAGACGAAGGGCAAAAATGCGAGGGAGATCAAGATGA